A region from the Vicia villosa cultivar HV-30 ecotype Madison, WI linkage group LG3, Vvil1.0, whole genome shotgun sequence genome encodes:
- the LOC131661688 gene encoding uncharacterized protein LOC131661688, with the protein MQRAPVTVEEQLLQKAINEECPWENLPKRIQATLSTKDEWHRRIIECCIKKRLQWNSCFARKVCKESEYYEDMMRYLRRNLALFPYHLAEYVCRVMRVSPFRYYCDMIFEVMRNEQPYDSIPNFSAADALRLVGIGRNEFIDIMNKCRSKKIMWKLNKSIAKELLPTQPVDFLIESWWGVCLVNFTLEEFKKLSEEEVATIDKICKEEANSFILFDPEVIKGLYRRGLIYFDVPVYPEDRFKVSRLEGFVSNREQSYEDPIEELLYAVFVVSNENASVAELATTLQADLSQLQAAASFVCRLGWATKVIDPSSILQDTSIPGSPRSAFSDEDVSLASHGFDNIHIDNDIQADALGSSNHGPRSAYTRVAFIVDANITSYLMMGSVSPGLKSHAVTLYEAGKLGHASISDLCKDLSTLEGAKFEGELQEFANHAFSLRCVLECLQSGGVASDVKVEEGLDKMNMATPSNDEPSSQTAEKSLSEKLGDSGVTEAEINNDDLLSLDLEKSAEASVSYEGVPSDGTSSITLEGDGNDILDSSNDENLQNNEKLMVEGSNVGTEMLKRKKKYRVDILRCESLASLSPATLDRLFLRDYDIVVSILPLPHSSILPGPGGPVHFGPPSYSSMSPWMKLVLYSTVTSGPLSVVLMKGQCLRSLPAPLAGCEKALIWSWDGSTVGGLGGKLEGSLVKGNILLHCLNSLLKHSAILVLPLSKLDLDKSGKLITMDIPLPLKNADGSIAPVGKELGISEEESSKVKSLLSDLADTMELWTVGYIRLLRLFNDREPDQFSPDEKYDWVPLSVEFGMPLFSPTLCNDICRRVVSSELLQSGSFGEHHHAMQSLRRKLHDISSEYQATGPAAKVLYQKEQFKESSRQLMNYASGRWNPLVDPSSPISGASSEHQRLKLANRQRCRTEVLSFDGSILRSYALAPVYEAATRPIEEGTQANTTKAEPDDNDSKDVVLPGVNLLFDGSELHPFDIAACLQARQPISLIAEAASASASLANR; encoded by the exons ATGCAGCGTGCTCCAGTTACAGTTGAGGAACAGTTGTTGCAAAAAGCGATTAACGAAGAGTGTCCATGGGAGAATCTACCGAAGCGGATTCAAGCTACTCTTTCTACCAAAGACGAATGGCACCGAAG GATAATCGAATGCTGTATAAAGAAAAGGCTTCAATGGAATAGCTGTTTTGCCCGGAAAGTTTGTAAAGAAAGTGAATATTATGAAGATATGATGCGTTACTTGCGGAGGAATCTTGCT CTGTTTCCTTATCATCTGGCGGAGTATGTTTGCCGTGTAATGAGGGTGTCTCCTTTCAGATATTATTGTGATATGATTTTTGAAGTAATGAGAAACG AGCAACCTTATGACAGCATCCCAAATTTTAGTGCAGCGGATGCTTTAAGACTTGTAGGAATTGGGAGAAATGAATTTATTGATATAATGAACAAGTGCAGATCTAAG AAAATCATGTGGAAACTGAACAAATCAATTGCAAAAGAACTCTTGCCTACGCAACCTGTAGACTTTCTTATTGAATCCTGGTGGGGAGTTTGTCTGGTGAACTTTACTTTGGAAGAATTTAAG AAACTCTCTGAAGAGGAAGTTGCAACTATAGACAAAATATGTAAGGAGGAAGCAAATTCATTTATCCTGTTTGATCCTGAAGTTATAAAGGGTCTCTATAGACGCGGATTGATCTATTTTGATGTTCCAGTGTATCCTGAGGATCGGTTCAAAG TTTCAAGGCTTGAAGGTTTTGTATCCAACAGGGAGCAGTCTTATGAAGATCCTATTGAAGA GTTACTGTATGCAGTTTTTGTTGTTTCAAATGAAAATGCATCTGTTGCTGAGTTGGCAACAACCCTACAGGCTGACTTGTCACAACTGCAGGCTGCTGCATCCTTTGTATGTCGATTGGGATGGGCAACAAAAGTCATTGATCCATCCTCTATTCTTCAAGATACAAGTATACCCGGGTCTCCAAGAAGTGCATTTAGTGATGAAGATGTTTCTCTTGCTAGTCATGGTTTTGACAATATCCATATTGATAATGATATTCAAGCGGATGCTTTGGGTTCAAGCAACCATGGTCCTCGTTCGGCCTATACGCGTGTTGCCTTCATAGTTGATGCCAATATAACATCCTATCTTATGATGGGTTCTGTTTCACCAG GTCTGAAATCTCATGCTGTTACGCTCTATGAAGCGGGTAAATTAGGTCATGCCAGCATTTCTGATCTTTGCAAGGATCTAAGCACTCTGGAAGGTGCAAAATTTGAGGGAGAATTGCAGGAATTTGCCAATCATGCATTCAGCCTGCGATGTGTATTAGAATGTCTACAATCAGGCGGAGTTGCTTCTGATGTGAAAGTCGAGGAAGGACTTGATAAGATGAATATGGCTACTCCAAGCAATGATGAACCAAGCTCTCAAACAGCTGAAAAATCCTTGTCTGAAAAATTAGGAGACTCTGGGGTTACAGAAGCTGAGATAAATAATGATGATTTATTGAGTTTAGATTTGGAGAAGTCTGCTGAGGCTTCTGTTTCCTATGAAGGTGTTCCTAGTGATGGAACCAGTTCTATTACATTGGAAGGTGATGGCAATGACATACTGGATTCCAGTAATGATGAAAATCTCCAAAACAATGAGAAACTAATGGTTGAAGGGTCAAATGTTGGAACAGAAATGCTAAAGAGGAAAAAAAAATACCGTGTAGATATTCTCCGTTGTGAAAGCTTGGCTTCTCTTTCACCAGCAACCCTTGATCGTTTGTTTCTTCGTGACTATGATATAGTTGTGTCCATATTGCCTCTTCCTCATTCATCAATTCTTCCTGGACCTGGGGGTCCTGTTCATTTTGGTCCTCCCTCGTATTCTTCTATGAGTCCTTGGATGAAATTGGTATTATATTCAACTGTAACAAGTGGGCCTCTGTCAGTTGTTCTGATGAAAGGACAGTGTCTGCGCTCGCTTCCTGCTCCATTGGCTGGCTGTGAGAAAGCTCTCATATGGTCTTGGGATGGTTCCACAGTAGGAGGGTTAGGAGGGAAGCTTGAAGGAAGTTTAGTGAAGGGAAATATACTTTTGCATTGTTTAAATTCACTTCTTAAGCATTCAGCCATACTGGTGCTGCCTCTCAGTAAGTTGGATCTTGATAAATCTGGAAAATTGATTACAATGGATATCCCTTTGCCCTTAAAGAATGCCGATGGCTCAATTGCTCCTGTTGGAAAAGAGTTGGGAATAtccgaagaagaaagttcaaaggTGAAGTCTCTATTGAGCGATTTGGCAGACACGATGGAACTATGGACAGTTGGATACATCCGCTTACTTAGATTGTTTAATGATAGAGAGCCTGACCAGTTTTCACCTGATGAAAAGTATGATTGGGTTCCGTTGAGTGTTGAGTTTGGGATGCCATTATTTAGCCCAACGTTGTGTAATGATATATGTAGAAGGGTGGTGTCATCTGAATTGCTTCAATCTGGATCATTTGGTGAACACCATCATGCAATGCAAAGCTTAAGGAGAAAATTACATGACATTTCTTCAGAGTACCAAGCAACAGGGCCTGCTGCTAAGGTACTTTACCAGAAGGAACAATTTAAGGAATCCTCACGGCAGCTTATGAACTATGCTAGTGGAAGATGGAATCCACTTGTGGACCCTTCCTCTCCCATTTCAGGGGCATCAAGTGAGCATCAAAGGTTAAAACTTGCAAATCGACAACGATGTAGAACTGAAGTTTTAAGCTTTGATGGCAGTATTCTTAG ATCTTATGCCTTAGCTCCTGTTTACGAAGCTGCCACAAGGCCCATTGAAGAAGGCACTCAAGCCAACACGACAAAAGCTGAACCAGATGATAATGATAGCAAAGACGTAGTTCTTCCTGGAGTAAATCTTCTTTTTGATGGTTCAGAGTTGCATCCGTTTGACATAGCTGCCTGCCTCCAGGCACGTCAGCCTATTTCCTTAATAGCAGAAGCAGCCTCTGCCTCGGCATCTTTAGCAAACAGATAG